GCTGTGGGGCGTCTGGACGATTACTCTGTTACCGTGGAAACCTCAAGGGGGCCGAGAGAGTTCCAGTTCGACCGGGTATTCAGTGGCGAGAGCTCCCAGGAAGATGTGTTCCAAGACACCAACAGGTGATGCTGCCAATCTTAACATCCTTTTATTGGCTCAAATGGttaattttgatttgatttgggaagCAGAAATGTTCATATCTGAACCAAAGGAGACAGGAAAGGAGGTATCCTCCTCTTTCAAAACTGCTGCCAAAGCCCATCCTTAGACCCTATTGCCCCTATGTCAGATTCAATAAGTCTGTCACGAAAAACAGTACAGAGCACTGTGATTGGTTTGGTGGAGGTGAGGGAACTGGAAATGTATTCAAAGGTCTTTTGTAAATGTAGAGTTTTGTGCTAATTGTACGCACCATTGTAACtaaactagggttgcaaaggaaggctatattactggaaactttcaaagtttaccagaaaactaccagaattttggtaTCCTTCTTTTTGTGAacaattatttattattttttcttGCATGTCTTAGACAATTACAGTTTCAAGATATTAATATGTACAGTTCAATAGGGGGTAAATCTATCATAAATGATCTAGTGGCCCTTTTGAGTATTTCCAGATTAttacaggtgtctgtaattatctctggccctctctctggacttatcacatgtaaaatatatgaaataattaTAAAAgatgttttaaaataaaaaaactaatGACAAAGCTGAAAAACGTTATCCTAAATACAAACCATTAACTTAGTGAATgccattggtgtttaatatgagggtttcagcatgaaatatcctttatattATAATTTTTGTACATTTGTTTTactatatgtatatattgtaaatGTTTTGCCATCAAACTGGTGAATAGTTGAACGAGTTGCAGAGGTAATTGAAAATAgtgccattgttgattagatgctttattcattaattaggctatttcctcttgaaccatatggtctgtctactagaaactcatggataATATAAACACAGATATACAAAAATGAATACTATACAGTGCAGTATTAaggccccttccctttttccacattttgttacgttacagccttattcgaaaattgattaaataaaaaaatcctcatcaatctacacaaaataccccataactaCAAAGTGAAAACGTTTTTTTGCGAatgtatgtattttttattttttattaacataaGTATAAAATTGTATTTACATAATACTTatttacttatttacataagtattcagaccctttgctatgagactcgaaattgagctcacgtgcatcctgtgtccattgatcatccttgagctgggtctacaacttgattggagttcacccgtggtaaattcaattgattggacatgatttggaaaggcaacctgtctatataaggtcccacagttgacagtgcatgtcagaacaaaaaccaagctatgaggtctaaggaattttccgtagatggccgagacaggattgtgtcgaggcacagatctggggaaggttatcaaaacatttctgcagcattgaaggtctccaagaacacagtggcttccatcattcttaaatcaaagaagtttggaaccaccaagactctttctagagctggccgcccagccaaaacTGAGAAatcagggagaagggccttggtcagggaggtgaccaagaagtcgatggtcactctgacatagctctagagttcctctgtggagatgggagaaccttccagaaggacaaccatctctgcagcactccaccactccaccaaggGGTTTATGGTAggtatagtggccagacggaagctactccacAGTCCACAGTCTAGCTACtccaaaggcacatgacagcccacttggattttgcaaaaaggcacctaaaaattCTCAGAtcatgaggaacaagattctctggtctgatgaaaccaagattgaactctttggcctgaatgccaagcatcacgtctggaggaaacctggcaccatctctacagtgaagcatggtggtggcagcatcatgcagcggggatgtttttcagcgggggactgggagactagtcaggatcgagggaaatatttgctcagtttggccgggatgccagctctaggaagattcttaGTGGTtacaaacttattccatttaagaatgatggaggccactgttttcttggaaccttcaatactgcagacatttttttggtacccttccccagatctgtgccttgacacaatgctgtctcagaactctacagacaattccttcgacctaatgACTTGGTTTTTtttctgacatacactgtcaactgtggaaacttatatagacaggtgtgggccttTCCAAAGCATATCCAATCACttggatttaccacaggtggactgtaatcaagttgtagaaacatatcaaggatgatcaattgaaacaggatgaaccagagctcaatttcgagtctcatagcaaagggtctaaaatacttatgtaaataaggtatttctgttttttatacatttgcaaaaatgtcaacaaaCCAGTTTTTGCCTCGTCATTGTGgcattgtgtagattgatgaggaatttagtTTATTTAATCCCTTTTATAATAAggttgtaacttaacaaaatgtggaaaatgtcaaggggtctgaatactttccgaaggcactgtaaaagCATTTTTGACTGCACAGGGCCTTTAAGATTCCCTGTTTGAACCAGTCTCTTTTCCAGGCTGATCCAGTCAGCCATCGACGGCTTCAACGTGTGTATCTTTGCGTATGGTCAGACAGGCTCCGGAAAGACCTTCACCATGGTGGGTGACAGAGACCAGAGAAGCCCAGGCATCATGCCTAGAGCGTTTAATGCCGTATTTGACATCCTCCAGGAGAATGCCACCAAGTTTGACTTCAAGGTGAGGGCTGCAAAGTCTTTCTGAGCGATGAGAAACAATTTCCTATTGTATATCAGCAACAAGAAGCAAATATACTTTATAGTTAAACATAAaattactctcctctcctccatcctgtcCTTTttgctcctctcatctctcctttcctcttgtcTCTTCTCTGTGTTACTCTCTTACTAGGTCTCGGTCTATATGTTGGAACTGTATAATGACCGGCTCCAGGACCTCTTTGTGAGCGGGGCCGAGGCCCAGAGCAGGCGGGTGGAGATTAAAAGGAACAGAAAGGGGCTTGTGTTTGCCCAGGGAGCAGAGACAAAGGAAGCTTCCAGCGCCGGGGAGCTCTTCGCCATGTTTCAGCAGGCTTGTGCCAACCGCCATAACGCAGCCACCAGTATGCCCAAACGCCCGCTCCCCACTTCAAAAGCGCCCTGTTAAAGGGTTTTGATTTATTGGTTTAGTCACAGTCAGATTGAGTGGATGGTAGGTACATCATTACAGAactgggctcagagagagagagatctgctaAGCAAGGCAAAGCAGGAGATATTGGGGTATTGGGGGTCTTAACAGAATCACTGGCTCTTTCATTTACTTCAGGGGTTAATGTGACAACCATGATACCATACTTCACAATTCTACCTCATGTCATAATGCTGTTTCTCTGACAAAATATGACTCAATCAGAAAATAAGAATAAAGTAAACAGGAAATAAATCTATGTACAGACATTGAAAACTATTTTAGGAGTGTTGATTTAAAAAGGCTTACTTCTTTACCTCTGTGTGGTTGATGCAGAGATGAACGTGGAGAGCTCTCGTTCCCACCTGATCATTGGGATCATGGTGGAGAGCAGGAATCTGACCAATGGGAGTGTGAGCTTTGGGAAGTTGAGTCTGGTGGATCTGgcagggagcgagagagcagcCAAGACTGGGGCAAAAGACGACCAGCTCAAGGTTATTAGGTTACCCTGTTAGAATTCAGGCATAAAGCTTTATATATTACAATCATTTATGTAGGTGGGCTGTTTACAACTAACAGTTTGCATTTTTTCCCCATGGATATCATTGTTGAATagtcctccctctcactctatctctcgctgtttctctctctctctctgtcaattcaatttgctttattggcatgacgtaacaatgtacatattgccaaagcttactttggatatttacaatatgaaaataataagaatcaaaattgtcaacgggacaacagtaacaacaataaccaaggctctctctgtctctttctctctcccttccgccTCTTTCTATAGGAGGCTAACTCCATTAACAAGTCTCTGAGTGCTCTGGGAGATGTGATCTCTGCCCTGTCCTCGGACCTGCCGCATATCCCCTACAGGAACAGCAAGCTCACCCAGATCATGCAGGACTCGCTGGGCGGCAACGCCAAGACGCTCATGGTCGTCAACGTCTCGCCTTCCGAATGCAACCTGGACGAGACGCTCACCTCCCTTATGTGAGAGCGATTTCCCATCACACATAACCCATAAAACACACAACTCAAACACCTAAACACCCGCCCCCCCACCGACAAACACTTCTAACAAACTCTGCTATAAGAAGAGAAACTCATGTCCAATTGACATGCTGAAAAAATGCTGAAATCACATCCCTCCATCCTTACCAGGCTGGAGCTCCAGGAAATGGTTAAGACTATAGTACTAAGCCCCCAAAACGCACCCTCCAAAATGGCACTCTTGTGCactatagggaattgggtgccatttcagTTGCCCTTGCTTGGGTTGTTCTTGTTTGTGTGTAACGTACCATGTATATGACACGTACCATCTCTGTAACACGTATGTAAATCGTaccatattttatttattttattttaattttatttcacctttatttaaccaggtaggcaaattgagaacacgttctcatttacaattgcgacctggccaagataaagcaaagcagttcgacacatacaacaacacatagttacacatggagtaaaacaaacatacagtcaataatacagtgaaaataagtctatatacaatatgagcaagtgaggtgagataagggaggtgaaggcaaacaaaatatatatataaataaataaataaaatatataaaaaggccatggtggcgaagtaaagacaatatagcaagtaaaaaaaataacactggaatggttggtttgcagtggaagaaggtgcaaagtagagatagaaataatggggtgcaaaggagcaaaataaataaatacagtaggtaaagaggtagttgtttgggctaaattatagatgggctatgtacaggtgcagtaatctatgagctgctctgactgctggtgcttaaagctagtgagggagataagtgtttccagtttcagagatttttgtagttcgttccagtcattggcagcagagaactggaaggagaggcggccaaaggaagaattggttttgggggtgaccagagagatatacctgctggagcgcgtgctacgggtgggcgttgctatggtgaccagcgagctgagataaggggggactttacctagcagggtcttgtagatgacctggagccagtgggtttggcgacgagtgtgaagcgagggccagccaacgagagcgtacaggtcgcagtggtgggtagtatatggggctttggtgacaaaacggatggcactgtgatagactgcatccaatttattgagtagggttttgtaaatgacatcaccgaagtcgaggattggtaggatggtcagttttacaagggtatgtttggcagcatgagtgaaggatgctttgttgcggaataggaagccgattcgagatttaactttggattggagatgcttgatgtgagtctggaaggagagtttacagtctaaccagacacctaggtatttgtagttgtccacttCCATTTTAACACGTACCATCTCTGTAACACATACCATCTCTCCTTTTTATAATATTCATCCTCTAGTTATGCCACTCGAGTGAAGACCATAACCAACATTGCACAAAGAAACCTGGAGAGTAAAGAGATAGCCCAGCTCAAAGAGGTAAGGTTCATTTTTTTCACACTACCCTGCCTTTTTTGCAGAATGTAGCTAAAACTCCTCTTCTCGAGGACTTGATGTCTGGGATATAAATTGACTAATGGCCCAAGACGACTATCATACAGAGCAATATATTGGCAAACTGAGGAACCTGAGGCATGCCATTGTAACACATGGGATATGATCCTGGGTCTAACGAGGGGGAAACCAACGTCTTGACCATTAGACCAAGAGGAAATTCCATCTTGGCCCAAGGGCCGACACGGATTTTGAAGTCACAGAAGGAGTTACCCATCACGTGGCCATGAGCAACCATGGCCCGACTCATGTCCACTACACcatcacgcatgcacacacatgcatacacacacaccagttttAATCTGACAATGATGAGATCTCTGTCAAAACAAATGTACAGAGTACAAGCACCACTCATGACCCTTCTCTCTCGTTTACTcctttctttctctatttctgGCAGGTGATCATGAAATTGAGGTCAGGACAGCCAGTGGAGGATGATGAGGTCTAATTCCAGGCTGTGGGAATTGGATCTACAGTGCCTTGAGACAGTATTCAGCCcccatgacttattccacattttgttgtgttacagcctgagttcaaaattgattaaatatatattttttatatatctcagacatctacacacaataccacataatgacaaggtaaaaacatgtttttagacatttgtttgaaatttattgaaaatgaaattatctaatttacataagtattcacactcctgggtcaatacatgttagaatcacctttggcagtgattacagctgtgaggctttctgggtaggtctctaagagctttgcacacctgggttGTACAATATTTgaacattattctttaaaaaactctataagctctgtcaagttggttgttgatcattactacacagccattttcaagtcttgccatagaatttcaagccgatttaagtcaaaactgtaactagaccaCTCAATAACATACAATgtaatcttggtaagcaactccagtgtatatttggtcttgtgttttaggttattgccttgctgaaaggtgaatttgtttcccagtgtctgttggaaagcagactgaaccaggttttcctctaggattttgcctgtgcttagctctattcggtacatttttatcctaaaaaaactttCTTGCcattgacaagcatacccataacatgatgcagccaccaccatgcttgaaaatatgaagagtggtactcagtgatgtgttttcttggatttgccccaaacataaccctttgtattcaggacatgaagttaatttctttgccaccttattttgcagttttacttcagtgacttattgcaaacaggatgtatgttttggagtATGTGTTATTATGTACAGGTttcattcttttcactctgttatttaggttagtattgtggagtaattacaatgttgttgatacatcctcagttttctcctatcacagacatgaactgttttaaagtcaccatttgcctcatagtTAAACCCATGAGcactttccttcctctccggcaactgagttaggaaggacgactgtatctttgtagtaactgggtggattgatacaccatccacagtgtaattaataacttcaccatgtttttacattttcacccatctaccaataggtgcccttcatgAAGCATTGGAAAATatccctggtctttatggttgaatctgtttttgaaattcactgctcgactgagggaccttacagatatttgtatatgtggggtacagagatgaggttgtGATTAaaaaatcatattaaacactattattgctaatagagtgagtccatgcaaattCTTATGTGACTTCTTAAGCAAATGTTTAGTCCCAAAATTAttttggcttgccataacaaaggggttgtatacttattgactcaagacatttaagcttttcatatttaattaatttgttgaaaaaaagaaagaaaaaaacataattccactttcacattatggggtgttatgtgttggccagtgacacaaaatctcaatttaatcagtTTTCATTTCAGGCTCTAACACAAGAAATGTTTGAAAAAGTCTAGGGgtgtgaaggcactgtatgtctatGTAAGTAAGCAGTCAGATAAACATTCTCTTCAATCAACGTGTTTGCAGCTTTTTTTTCTTTTGGCATTGAGACGATGGGAAGAATTAGTGCTCGGCTGGATGAGAAGAACCTTGctgagtgatgtgtgtgtgtcgttaCAGCATCTGTGTTTATTTATAAATGTGTATGAATACACTTGCATGCTTTGGGTGTTTTGGTAATATGCATGTGAGTGCATGTGTAatgcgtgtgtgtatgcactGTATGTCTACTGTCGGGCTGGGGGCTAGGTTGAGGTCTGGGCGGGACATTGCCTGCAGGGTGTTAATGGAGGACCCTGAACAGCAGAATGAGGCCCACAGGACCAGCGGGGCAGTTAGGGAATtagggttctgtcacgttcctgacctgttttcccttgttttgtatttatttagtatggtcagggcgtgagttgggtgggttgtctatgtgtgattttctatgttgggattttgtgttcggcctggtatgattctcaatcagaggcagctgtcaatcgttgtccctgattgagaatcatacttaggcagcctgggtttcacgtgttttttgtgggtgtttgttttccgtgtcagtagttgtgccacacgggactgtttgtcggttagattctcttttgttattttgtttcgtgtagtgttcagtttatttgagaataaaacatggacactttccactctgcgtcttggtccgatccctacaatCAGCCTACAATTGTCACGCAGTCAGAACCCATAGCAGGGAACAGACAGGGTCACACTCATACACGCAAAGGTCCAGTAGTGGTTTTGttgggtcgggggggggggggggggggggggaactgccACTAACTGGCACTTTCTAAAAAACTGTATTCCACTGGTTTTCCCTTCCACTTGTTTCTCTTTCAGTTATGTCTTACTTTTTCTGGTGTTAAATGTGttgaatatacagtacagtgtgtccCAGCAGGtgtcaataaaaaatatttaaatacaAATTCAGATCCAAAATCTCTCTGCTGTTGAGTGTGAGAAAGTAATTTTGTTCCCCTAGGTTATGAACTTATTTTTATATACCAATTCTTATGCTTGTATTCTGTGTTGATACAGTGTGCTCTTAGAGTGGACTGGGTCAATCAGGTCACTTTAGGGGTTATTCTATTTCTAAATTAATATTCTACTGATGTTGTTGCTTTATTTTACCACTTTATTATTTTATCATCATTTTTGGTtgtcttatttcttatttctcaAATAAATATAAATCTGCCATGTCATCTGAGTTTAGCAGAGCTGGTACAGGAAAATATGACGATCAAGACTAGGATGGTTATGTCCCATAACCCCGTTGGTGCGACGTGTTCTGGTTTCTTCTTCTCCATTCTTCTCAGTCGTTGTTGTTCTGCTCCGCTAATTCCTTTAGAAGTGTTTAAAATATCACCCTAGTTGTAAAGTATGTTCTCTGTTTCAAACTTTATTGAGTCAGAGTTCTGGTTGTTTTAGAATGTTATCTGTACAACCTCAGTGGAATGTTCACTGTAATGTTGACCACGAGCTGCTAGTTCTTAGTGACATTTTTTTGCATTGTGCTAGGGTCAGTGCTATCCGGGATGTCCCTAccttaaaccctaaccttaacccctacgtcCCAAGGATTCCAGATAGCACAGACCATTATGCTAGCTTTGTATCCTAGCTAGCATGTTAGTATTTCAACTATCGGTATTCTGTTATTTTATGTAAAAATAACTATGCATTGTGCTCTCACTGTTGAGGCACTAAGCGTTATTGCTTTACTCAGTCCCGCCAGGATTTTGCAGCATTTTTGTGATAGTTGCAGGCCATAATGATGGATTTTGCTGCAGCAATAATTACATTTTGCATGGCAATTTGCAATGATATTGTCCAATTTGTCGCGACAATGTACTGACGAGGGAAAAAGTTTGTCGACATGTTGCATGATTGAACCATTTTTGCGGTTAAAGCGCGGTGATTGGTTAAAATGTGCATTCCCTCACATTATGTGTGAATTGGTTAATTTTGCTAAAAATGTTGCTATTCAGAATAGTGAAATCCTGGGGGGACTGTTTACTGTCTAACAGGCATGGATGCAGTTGATAGACATTGAACTGAATACCTCTGTTTCTATAGCTAACTCTCTATGCATGTATGGTATCTTATTATGTGAGAATGAAACACATGTTTTTATAATTGTGTTTTCAAATTATAATATGCTACTGTATGGTGTATCTAAATTGTGGAGCCACGTGCATTGTATATGCGTGTGATTCtgctacactcttagaagaaaaggtgctatctagaacctaaaacagTTCTTCAGCTGTACCcatgtttgtgggatcttgactatgttaagttgcctgtctgcactattttgTATAGCTgcacgtttcgtttgtgctttattgttttgttttggtgagttttcagtttattaaaaatatgtggaactctactcaagctgcgccttggtctactcttttcaacgaacgtgacaatagtcatttacaacattaacaatgtctacactgtatttctgatcaatttgatgttattttaatggacacatatattttattatttttcaaaacaaggacatttctaagtgacccaaaacttttgaatggtagtgtatgtatatataatcATGAAACAAAACCCTCTGCCTTACTTTTTCCCGGAGACTTCTTTCTTCCTGTCTGCTTGATAGACGGGGAACCCCGCTGGCTGAATGGATGAAGACAATATATCAGAAGAGGGCCATGATTCTGTAAAATAGAGTATGTTACACTCCAGGATgcctctctggaaggagatccttgccctaagcttgtctactttattgtccaggtaCTGAACGTTAGCGAGTAACATACTCGGAAGAGGTGAATGGTATGCACGCCACCTGAGTCTGACTTGGACCCCATTTCTTCTTCCTCATCTCCAGCGTCGGTGTTTTGGTGGAACACCCAGGATGAATAAAGCTGCCTCAGGAAGTTCAAACAAACAAAGTTTATGCTCGTATTTCTGCTCGTATATTTCGTACGAGTTTCTGCTCGTACATCAAAGAAGAATACAcaaagcatgaatatgttggctacatgaagtagctaaaaGAAAACATTCCATGTAGCCAAAGAGAATAGgatcccctaggaaacacttatcaacactttggttcctacgctgtcacaataactcctcacTGGCATTTTaattcgttgtcatgtcaaacaacactgtattttaagtgcccactattatattataactataTAATTAGAAAAATCATTATATTTTCATGATTCCGTGTGTAACGTCCAGGGCACGTTCACAGAGCACGCGCAAAGCAGCTGGCAGGCATACTCACGGTAATTGTTAAaatctccttgtcccagtctgtaatctccACGTTTTAAAATGCCTACCATCATTCCTGTCCCCAATATCTCcaaggcttcatgccacaatgactaccgccctgtagccctcacttctgtaatcatgaagtgctttgagaggctggttatggcacacattaaCTCCACCATCCCAGCccccctagacccactacaatttgcctactgccccaacagatccatagatgacgcaatctcaattgttctccacactgccctcaccctcctagataagaggaatagctatgtgagaatgctgttcattgactacagctcagcgttcaacaccactgTCCCCTCCAAATtcgtcaccaagcttaggaccctgggactgaacacctccctctgcaactggatcctggacttcctgataggCCGAccccaggtagtgagggtaggGAACATCACCTCTGCAATGATGACCCTCAACACAAGGGCACCACAGTCCCTCCTGTAAGTTTGCTGGCGACACTAGGCCTGATCACCGGGCGAtgatgagtcagcctacagggagtactggttagtagtggtttcttttcagcaattcgaccatgaaggcctgattcacgcagcctcctctgaacagttgatgttgagatgtgtctgttacttgaactctgtgatgcatttatttgagctgcaatttctgaggctggtaactcaaatgaacttatcttctgcagcagaggtaactttgggtcttcctttcctgtggtagtcctcatgagaaccagtttcatcatacgttttttgcgactgcacttgaagaaaccttcaaagttcttgaaatgttctgtattgactgactttcatgtcttaaagtaatgatggactgtaattcctctttgcttatttgagctgttcttgccataatatggacttggtcttttaccaaatagggatatcttctgtataccacccttgccatgtcaaaacacaactgattggctcaaaagaaggagagaaattcacacacctgttaattgaaatacattccatgtgaatacctcatgaagatagttgagagaatgccaagagtgtgcaaagctgtcatcaaggcaaagggtggctacttttttggttactacatgatatcatatgtgttatttcatagttttgatgtattcactattattctacaatgtagaaaataatacaaaataaagataaacccttgaatgagtaggtgtgattTGGTTTgaaatcaaaccaaatcaaattgtattgtcaaattgtcacatgcaccgaatacaacaggtgtagcatTTCaacttatagtgaaatgcttactgacgagCCTCTAAACGTGTGTATCTTTGCGTACGGTCAGACAGGCTCTGGAAAGACCTAAGGCGTTAACgtaatgaatactttctgaatgcactgtacctctCGAGCGTTTCTTTCTACGCATCTTTTAACCGGTTGAAACGATCCTCTCCTCGCATGACGATGCGTTGTTCATTTCTCCATTTCTTTTCTGCTCTTTTCTGTTCAGTCTCCATTGCTGCCACAAACAAAAATGAAAAGAACGGTACAAAATATCCTAACTCTACCAGCACGTCTCCCTCCTCCATACTTAAAAATGCCAGTCACCAAGG
This window of the Salvelinus fontinalis isolate EN_2023a chromosome 28, ASM2944872v1, whole genome shotgun sequence genome carries:
- the LOC129825881 gene encoding uncharacterized protein LOC129825881, encoding MVEDMKGKIRVFCRIRPMSRAEAAQGGAIAVGRLDDYSVTVETSRGPREFQFDRVFSGESSQEDVFQDTNRLIQSAIDGFNVCIFAYGQTGSGKTFTMVGDRDQRSPGIMPRAFNAVFDILQENATKFDFKVSVYMLELYNDRLQDLFVSGAEAQSRRVEIKRNRKGLVFAQGAETKEASSAGELFAMFQQACANRHNAATKMNVESSRSHLIIGIMVESRNLTNGSVSFGKLSLVDLAGSERAAKTGAKDDQLKEANSINKSLSALGDVISALSSDLPHIPYRNSKLTQIMQDSLGGNAKTLMVVNVSPSECNLDETLTSLIYATRVKTITNIAQRNLESKEIAQLKEVIMKLRSGQPVEDDEV